In a single window of the Dysgonomonas mossii genome:
- a CDS encoding NYN domain-containing protein, producing MIEKRDLNLAVLIDADNVPYSNIKGMLDEIAKIGVPTIKRIYGDWTKPSVSGWKQPLLEHAITPIQQYSYTTGKNATDSAMIIDAMDILHGGRVDGFCLVSSDSDFTRLAVRLRESGMQVIGIGEKKTPSPFIVACDKFIYIEIIRDSDDNNETESPASTVKKQQEKTVEPVNKKLINLLKSTIRDLADDDGWAYLGDMGNLVIKKRPDFDSRNYGFSKLAALVKAQSKHFEMDERKSEKGHSRLVFVKIKE from the coding sequence ATGATAGAAAAGAGAGATTTAAACTTGGCTGTGCTTATCGATGCCGATAATGTGCCTTACTCGAATATAAAGGGCATGCTTGATGAAATTGCTAAAATAGGTGTGCCAACTATCAAAAGAATTTATGGGGACTGGACAAAGCCTAGCGTTTCGGGGTGGAAGCAACCTTTGTTGGAGCATGCAATAACTCCAATACAGCAATATAGTTATACAACAGGTAAGAATGCTACCGATTCGGCAATGATTATCGATGCTATGGATATTTTGCATGGCGGTCGGGTTGATGGTTTCTGTCTGGTATCCAGCGATAGTGATTTTACGCGTTTAGCCGTGAGGCTGAGAGAGTCCGGTATGCAAGTAATAGGTATTGGAGAAAAGAAAACGCCTAGTCCATTTATTGTAGCTTGTGATAAGTTTATTTATATAGAGATTATACGAGATTCAGATGATAATAACGAAACGGAGTCTCCTGCGTCTACAGTTAAGAAACAACAGGAAAAGACTGTTGAACCTGTAAATAAAAAGTTGATAAATCTATTAAAGAGTACCATTAGAGACCTTGCCGATGATGATGGGTGGGCTTATTTGGGTGATATGGGTAATCTCGTTATAAAGAAGCGTCCTGATTTTGATTCACGCAATTACGGCTTTTCAAAGCTTGCTGCCTTGGTTAAAGCTCAGAGTAAGCATTTTGAAATGGATGAGCGCAAGAGCGAAAAGGGACATTCGCGTTTGGTATTTGTTAAAATAAAGGAGTGA
- a CDS encoding carbohydrate porin — protein MKRIFIICMSLYCFISIKGQDQRLKYEVNNVGELQYNITDAREKDVKYVNLLSMEASLRTDKWWKNGSFDIAFWSVGRTFSHNIANDFLTFSNIEEDNFWLVCSKFGYQQTFGDFSLFAGIRNMNLDYFNSPYSSFFTNSSAGIFPTISINYSVPNYPLGAIGLHTEYTKGVINVKNSYYNNLDNVNKALIFNFKFNPQKYGFVNITQFAYMPLDGFYAAGVVLDKLPEESLRYSLYMLAEQSILQTDKQELGIVAQLGYAPRKSNECYLYYGVGVVMNNLFGRKGRDTVGLNAFRANTSQGAETALEMSYKYIITSHISIQPALHYIHRQGKDDLVGLLRGSFTFGN, from the coding sequence ATGAAGAGAATTTTTATTATATGTATGTCTTTGTATTGTTTTATCTCAATTAAGGGACAAGATCAAAGACTAAAGTATGAAGTAAACAATGTAGGAGAACTACAATACAATATAACAGATGCCCGCGAAAAAGATGTGAAGTATGTTAATTTATTGAGCATGGAGGCTTCCCTTAGAACAGATAAATGGTGGAAAAACGGATCATTTGATATTGCATTTTGGTCGGTAGGAAGAACATTCTCTCACAATATAGCAAATGATTTCTTGACATTTTCCAATATAGAAGAAGATAACTTTTGGCTTGTTTGCTCAAAATTTGGTTATCAGCAGACCTTCGGAGACTTTAGTTTGTTTGCAGGGATACGAAATATGAACTTAGATTATTTTAATAGCCCGTATTCTTCTTTCTTTACAAATAGTTCGGCAGGAATCTTTCCCACCATCTCTATCAACTATAGTGTACCAAACTATCCACTTGGAGCTATCGGATTGCATACAGAATATACGAAAGGAGTTATTAATGTCAAAAATTCATATTATAATAATTTAGATAATGTAAATAAAGCATTGATTTTTAACTTTAAATTTAATCCACAGAAATATGGGTTCGTCAATATCACTCAATTTGCATATATGCCTTTAGATGGGTTTTATGCAGCAGGGGTGGTTTTGGATAAACTCCCCGAAGAGTCTTTAAGATATTCATTGTATATGTTGGCCGAACAATCTATATTGCAAACAGATAAACAAGAACTAGGAATTGTTGCTCAGTTAGGATATGCCCCAAGGAAAAGCAATGAATGTTATTTATACTATGGGGTGGGAGTCGTTATGAATAATTTATTCGGAAGAAAAGGACGGGATACTGTAGGATTAAATGCTTTCAGAGCAAATACCTCACAGGGAGCAGAAACGGCTTTGGAAATGTCATATAAATATATAATCACTTCACATATTTCGATTCAACCCGCACTGCACTATATACATAGACAGGGTAAAGATGATTTGGTTGGACTTCTCCGTGGAAGCTTTACTTTTGGAAACTAA
- a CDS encoding AAA family ATPase: MEKIWKLTQNKSWNSLEKKFDWVEDMKEVPQHKIHHKEGNVATHTQMVLDELTKSEEYKSLSEQDQEILWVSALLHDVEKRSTSLDEGFGKVSANGHARRGEYTARTVLFRDVPTPFHIRERIASFVRYHGLPLWLLEKVEPAKKIHEVSLRISTSQLKTLAEADAKGRICNNLPQLLESLELFELFCKEQECWGKALEFENPNARFQYFDSIDGYIGYIPFDNFKSEVTILSGLPGMGKDHYIQSLNTDIPVISLDAIRKKYKLSPTDRSATGKVVQEAKEQARVYLRKGQNFIWNATNITRLMRQQLVDLFTLYDAKVKIVYLEKPYAQWRAQNLNREDVLPEKVLDKMLQKLEIPQLVEAHEVEYIVE, encoded by the coding sequence ATGGAAAAAATTTGGAAATTAACACAAAATAAAAGTTGGAATAGCCTTGAAAAAAAATTTGATTGGGTAGAGGATATGAAAGAAGTTCCGCAACATAAGATACATCATAAAGAAGGTAACGTAGCAACTCATACACAGATGGTCTTAGATGAATTGACGAAATCGGAAGAATACAAATCTCTATCGGAACAAGATCAAGAAATACTTTGGGTAAGTGCCCTATTACATGATGTAGAAAAACGTTCAACATCTCTTGACGAAGGTTTCGGCAAGGTATCAGCAAATGGACATGCTCGGAGAGGAGAATATACAGCACGTACAGTCTTATTTCGAGATGTCCCCACACCGTTTCATATCCGTGAAAGAATTGCATCCTTTGTGCGTTACCATGGTCTGCCTCTTTGGCTATTAGAAAAGGTAGAACCTGCAAAAAAGATCCATGAAGTGTCTTTAAGGATAAGCACTTCGCAATTAAAAACACTAGCCGAGGCTGATGCCAAAGGTAGAATATGTAATAACTTACCACAATTACTTGAATCTCTTGAGCTTTTTGAACTGTTTTGTAAAGAGCAGGAATGTTGGGGAAAAGCATTAGAGTTTGAAAATCCGAATGCACGATTTCAATATTTCGACTCGATAGACGGATATATCGGCTATATTCCGTTTGATAACTTCAAAAGTGAAGTTACGATACTTTCAGGTCTACCAGGGATGGGAAAAGATCACTATATACAATCTTTAAATACAGATATTCCAGTTATAAGCCTCGATGCTATTCGCAAAAAGTATAAATTAAGTCCAACAGATAGATCTGCTACCGGAAAAGTAGTTCAAGAAGCAAAAGAACAAGCTCGTGTATATCTTCGAAAAGGACAAAATTTCATCTGGAATGCAACTAATATTACACGGCTAATGCGTCAACAATTAGTAGATCTTTTTACTTTATATGATGCAAAAGTCAAAATAGTATATTTAGAAAAGCCTTACGCCCAATGGCGTGCTCAAAATCTAAATAGAGAGGATGTTTTACCTGAAAAAGTATTGGATAAAATGCTACAAAAGTTAGAAATTCCACAATTGGTAGAAGCTCATGAGGTAGAATATATTGTAGAATAG
- a CDS encoding site-specific integrase, whose translation MKKTTFSILFYGKKNGLKANGKMPVMGRITINGKSIQFGTKVDVDPKLWNVTAGKLVGKTQEVINKNTVLDSIKATMTKIYRELLEREVSVTPERIKNIFFGVEIQQQMLLDLFRKHNEDVEKLISINKSKATYQKYEVTRKHLTSFIKEKYNRSDVALKEIDFIFITDFEVYLLTKAGCNPNTTAKFMQFFKRIVIIARNNGWLKSDPFINYKIRIKKVDRGYLTQNEIESIINKKITIKRLDQIRDIFIFSCFCGLAYIDVKNLRKENIRISFDDKLWLIGKREKTGVSFTIPLLDIPQQILDKYEGALSDDRVLPVPSNQKVNAYLKEIGSLCGIDKELSFHLARHTFATLTLSKGVSIESVSKMLGHTNIRTTQIYARITDSKISNDMDDFASKVKGLSDKFAVNQ comes from the coding sequence ATGAAAAAGACGACATTCAGTATCCTTTTTTATGGAAAAAAGAATGGATTAAAAGCAAACGGCAAGATGCCGGTTATGGGACGAATTACCATTAATGGAAAATCGATCCAGTTTGGAACAAAGGTTGATGTTGATCCTAAATTATGGAATGTAACGGCAGGTAAGCTTGTCGGAAAAACACAGGAAGTCATTAATAAAAACACAGTGCTTGATAGTATCAAAGCTACGATGACTAAGATTTACAGAGAACTACTCGAAAGAGAAGTTTCTGTCACCCCTGAACGTATTAAAAATATCTTTTTTGGTGTTGAAATTCAACAGCAGATGCTGCTTGATCTTTTTAGGAAGCATAATGAAGATGTTGAGAAACTGATCAGCATAAATAAAAGTAAGGCTACTTATCAAAAGTATGAAGTTACCAGAAAACATCTGACTTCTTTCATCAAAGAAAAATACAATCGTTCGGATGTTGCCTTAAAAGAAATCGACTTTATTTTTATAACTGATTTTGAGGTTTACCTCTTGACCAAAGCAGGTTGTAATCCGAATACAACAGCCAAATTTATGCAGTTTTTCAAACGGATTGTTATTATAGCCAGGAATAATGGCTGGTTAAAGAGTGACCCTTTTATAAATTATAAGATCAGGATTAAGAAAGTCGATCGAGGTTATTTAACACAGAACGAAATAGAATCTATCATTAACAAGAAGATAACGATAAAGCGCCTGGATCAGATTCGGGACATTTTTATTTTCTCCTGTTTTTGCGGATTGGCTTACATCGATGTGAAAAATCTGAGAAAAGAAAATATTCGTATATCATTCGATGACAAACTCTGGTTAATAGGTAAAAGAGAGAAAACAGGGGTGTCTTTTACCATTCCTTTGCTTGATATTCCTCAACAAATACTGGATAAATATGAAGGAGCATTATCAGATGATCGTGTACTTCCGGTTCCTAGCAATCAAAAGGTAAATGCGTATTTGAAAGAAATCGGTTCTTTATGTGGAATTGATAAGGAATTGAGCTTCCACCTAGCCCGGCACACATTTGCGACTCTGACTCTTTCTAAGGGAGTATCGATTGAGAGTGTAAGTAAGATGCTTGGGCATACTAATATTCGAACAACTCAAATATATGCCCGTATCACTGATTCTAAGATAAGTAACGACATGGATGATTTTGCTTCAAAAGTAAAAGGTCTGAGTGATAAATTTGCAGTAAATCAATAA
- a CDS encoding ORF6N domain-containing protein yields the protein MELQIIQNKIFEVRGLRVMIDFHLAELYQVETRALKQAVRRNIERFPNDFMFELTNEEALELINIGVSQSVIPSGYNVGISKIFAFTEQGVSMLSSVLRSKIAIEINISIMRAFVALRQYTLDYAELNQKLETFMIETNIQFNQIYQALTELASTREQNSKSRKRVGYIQNEEEG from the coding sequence ATGGAATTACAGATAATACAAAATAAGATTTTTGAAGTTCGTGGATTACGGGTGATGATTGATTTTCATTTAGCAGAGTTGTATCAGGTAGAAACCAGAGCATTAAAACAAGCTGTAAGAAGAAATATCGAGCGTTTCCCAAACGACTTTATGTTTGAATTGACAAACGAAGAAGCTTTAGAATTGATAAATATAGGGGTATCACAATCTGTGATACCCTCAGGCTATAATGTGGGTATATCTAAAATATTTGCATTCACAGAACAGGGAGTGTCTATGCTTTCATCCGTTCTCCGAAGTAAGATAGCCATTGAAATCAATATCTCAATCATGAGAGCTTTTGTCGCTTTACGACAGTATACTTTAGACTATGCAGAACTAAATCAAAAGCTAGAAACATTTATGATCGAAACTAATATACAGTTTAATCAGATATATCAGGCTTTGACTGAATTAGCCAGTACAAGAGAGCAGAACAGTAAATCTCGAAAGCGTGTAGGATATATACAAAATGAAGAAGAGGGGTGA
- a CDS encoding radical SAM/SPASM domain-containing protein, translated as MFFKQKSNIIFRSYESFGYITDNRNFGYKLINSNENYIGDKILSESGNVFFSVLDRKPQNINELSNKINKQFPDVDIQTIKSDASEFYCMLEQDGFVVSGKTFEECEEKDTQFSYKMLDDETINEDSLSISKYSEKDTQDFFEEYFNGKPQLTNLHIELTSKCNERCLHCYIPHENKISSISPNLFYAILEQCKDLKLLHLTLSGGEPMLHKEFCDFLKKCREYNFSVNVLSNLTLLNDRIIEEMKANPLLGVQVSLYSMTPAIHDEITQMKGSFEKTKNAILKLIENDIPLQISCPIMKQNKSTYNDVIEWANKQKVHVGTDYNLIAEYDHTTQNLNCRLPINEIRGIIYDKVATDTKYLEQMQMAAKEKKDATSNDFVCSVCRFSICITENGDVYPCAGWQDYIVGNVKNTLLKDIWENSEKVQYLRGLRNKDFPKCIQCIDREYCTMCMVRNSNENSYGDPLIVSQHFCNIAKLNKQIVLDLEKLERSN; from the coding sequence ATGTTTTTCAAGCAAAAATCTAATATCATATTCAGAAGTTATGAGTCTTTTGGATATATTACCGATAATCGAAATTTTGGATATAAACTAATTAATAGTAATGAAAATTACATCGGCGACAAAATTCTATCAGAAAGTGGAAATGTATTTTTCTCGGTATTAGATAGAAAACCTCAAAACATTAATGAACTTTCAAATAAAATAAATAAGCAATTCCCTGATGTTGATATACAAACAATAAAAAGTGATGCTTCTGAATTTTATTGCATGCTTGAACAAGATGGATTTGTTGTGTCTGGCAAAACATTTGAGGAATGTGAAGAAAAAGATACACAATTTTCATACAAGATGTTAGATGATGAAACTATAAATGAGGATTCTCTTTCAATAAGTAAGTATTCAGAAAAAGATACACAAGATTTCTTTGAAGAATACTTTAATGGCAAGCCACAGCTTACAAATTTACACATAGAACTTACCAGTAAATGTAACGAAAGATGTCTACACTGCTATATACCTCACGAAAATAAAATAAGTAGTATTTCTCCAAACTTGTTCTATGCTATTTTAGAACAATGTAAAGATCTAAAATTACTGCATTTGACCTTAAGTGGTGGAGAACCAATGTTGCACAAGGAGTTCTGTGACTTTTTAAAAAAATGCAGAGAATATAATTTTTCTGTAAATGTACTTAGTAATTTAACATTACTAAATGATAGAATAATTGAAGAAATGAAGGCGAATCCTCTTTTAGGTGTTCAAGTCTCATTATACTCAATGACTCCAGCTATCCACGATGAGATAACTCAAATGAAAGGAAGTTTTGAGAAAACGAAAAATGCAATTTTAAAACTGATTGAGAACGATATCCCTTTGCAAATAAGCTGTCCAATAATGAAACAAAATAAGAGTACTTATAATGATGTTATAGAATGGGCTAATAAACAAAAAGTTCATGTCGGAACTGATTATAACCTTATTGCAGAATATGATCATACAACGCAAAATTTGAATTGTCGCTTACCGATTAATGAAATCAGAGGAATCATATACGATAAAGTCGCAACTGATACAAAATATTTAGAACAGATGCAAATGGCTGCCAAAGAGAAAAAAGATGCGACATCGAATGATTTTGTTTGTAGTGTTTGCCGTTTCTCTATATGTATAACAGAAAATGGAGATGTATACCCATGTGCAGGCTGGCAGGATTATATTGTTGGTAATGTAAAAAATACTCTCCTCAAAGATATTTGGGAGAATTCCGAAAAAGTACAATATTTAAGAGGTTTGCGGAACAAAGATTTCCCTAAATGTATTCAATGTATAGATAGGGAATATTGCACCATGTGTATGGTCAGGAATTCAAATGAAAACTCTTACGGAGATCCATTAATAGTCAGTCAGCATTTTTGTAATATTGCAAAACTCAATAAACAAATAGTACTTGATCTGGAAAAGTTAGAACGATCAAATTAA
- a CDS encoding Y-family DNA polymerase, giving the protein MYALIDCNNFFVSCERVFNPALNNRPVVVLSNNDGCVISRSNEAKALGIKMGVPFFQIKELVKQYNVGVYSTNFTLYGDMSDRVMNTLSNLVPDMEVYSVDEAFLHLHGIEDVTSYSRHIVRTVTKNTGISVSIGVAPTKTLGKIANHFAKKYKAYNNVCIIDSEEKRIKALQKTPIGDVWGIGRRHTKMLEYHGVKTAYDLTQKTRSWVRGKMTVIGERTWLELQGIPCIEKDELSAKKQQICTSRSFGQPITEYNNLLESIASLASLSVAKLRKQKTVTKAVYIFVQTDRFDEDVYKPSKVVPLSFYTSDTAEIIGYCRQVLDSIYLPNLEYKRAGVVLIDIIPEEYALRDFFDEKDRDKQQRLNQTLDEINKKNGRDTVKLAIEGNGYSKNIRQEHLSKRYTTNFNDIIEIRI; this is encoded by the coding sequence ATGTACGCTCTAATCGATTGTAATAACTTCTTTGTTTCGTGTGAACGGGTTTTTAATCCGGCATTAAACAATCGTCCTGTTGTTGTACTCAGCAACAATGACGGTTGTGTTATATCCCGAAGCAATGAGGCCAAAGCGTTAGGTATAAAAATGGGAGTACCATTCTTTCAAATAAAAGAGCTTGTTAAGCAGTATAATGTTGGGGTTTATTCCACCAATTTCACACTCTATGGAGATATGTCGGATAGAGTAATGAATACACTATCCAATCTAGTTCCCGATATGGAAGTATATTCTGTGGATGAGGCTTTTCTTCATCTGCACGGAATAGAGGATGTTACAAGCTATAGCAGACATATCGTCCGCACAGTAACTAAAAATACAGGAATTTCTGTATCCATAGGCGTAGCACCGACTAAGACATTAGGAAAGATAGCTAATCACTTTGCCAAGAAATACAAGGCATATAACAATGTTTGTATTATTGACAGTGAAGAAAAACGGATTAAAGCATTACAAAAGACACCTATCGGTGATGTTTGGGGAATCGGGCGTCGGCATACAAAGATGCTTGAATATCACGGAGTAAAAACAGCATATGATCTAACACAAAAGACTCGATCATGGGTCAGAGGTAAGATGACTGTAATCGGGGAGCGTACCTGGCTGGAATTACAAGGTATCCCCTGTATTGAAAAAGACGAACTGTCGGCTAAGAAACAACAGATATGTACATCCAGAAGTTTTGGACAGCCAATCACGGAATACAATAATTTATTGGAGTCCATTGCTTCTTTAGCTTCATTGAGTGTCGCTAAATTGAGGAAACAGAAAACCGTTACCAAAGCCGTTTATATTTTTGTGCAAACCGATCGATTTGACGAGGATGTATACAAACCTTCAAAGGTTGTTCCTTTGTCTTTCTATACATCGGATACAGCTGAGATAATCGGATATTGCCGTCAAGTTTTGGATTCTATCTATCTGCCGAATTTAGAATATAAAAGAGCCGGAGTCGTATTGATTGATATTATTCCCGAAGAATATGCATTGCGGGATTTCTTTGATGAAAAAGACCGCGATAAGCAACAACGATTAAATCAAACATTGGATGAAATAAATAAAAAGAATGGACGTGACACCGTAAAACTTGCTATTGAAGGAAACGGCTATAGTAAGAATATTCGTCAGGAACACCTCTCGAAACGATATACGACCAATTTTAATGATATTATTGAGATTAGAATTTAA
- a CDS encoding DUF559 domain-containing protein produces MDIKTLINRLRVRIEDDYSEYSETYSENIFEIIDNYINNDKYSDLEKAFYLILNQYPSDMKNYFVKPNEMVLIPDVYDMGSPGIEYEVDFAIYGGVLNNPVKIAIECDGIRSHRQKHSNKDRKKDVNFQAAGWIVIRFGSNEIHEELAKHENQENYTSDFLQYIENVINETSQIITWRSYAKADFRSRLTGYKWGYILCPLCGKSQMGELNHIKHACRHCGEKFKREVLSSENVKYQHNGILYFD; encoded by the coding sequence ATGGATATAAAAACTTTAATAAATCGTCTACGTGTTAGGATAGAGGATGATTATTCTGAATATAGTGAGACATATTCAGAAAATATATTCGAGATAATTGACAACTATATAAATAACGATAAATATTCTGATTTAGAAAAAGCATTTTATCTGATATTGAATCAATATCCTAGTGATATGAAGAATTATTTTGTAAAGCCTAATGAAATGGTTCTTATACCAGATGTATATGATATGGGAAGTCCTGGAATAGAATATGAAGTAGATTTTGCTATTTATGGAGGGGTATTGAATAATCCTGTTAAAATAGCAATTGAATGTGATGGAATTCGTTCTCATAGACAAAAACATAGTAATAAAGACAGAAAAAAGGACGTAAACTTTCAGGCGGCAGGTTGGATTGTTATTAGATTCGGTTCAAATGAAATTCATGAAGAATTGGCTAAGCATGAAAATCAAGAAAATTACACATCAGATTTTTTACAGTATATAGAAAATGTAATAAATGAAACTTCGCAGATAATCACATGGAGGTCATATGCGAAAGCTGACTTTAGAAGTAGATTAACTGGATATAAGTGGGGATATATACTTTGCCCACTATGTGGAAAAAGCCAAATGGGAGAATTGAATCATATAAAACATGCCTGTAGGCATTGTGGTGAAAAATTCAAAAGAGAGGTCCTTTCAAGTGAAAATGTAAAATATCAACATAACGGAATATTGTATTTTGATTAA
- a CDS encoding LexA family protein has translation MEKKSLEIFRAEVDTELSLPIADGGIKAGFPSPAQDFMDLAIDLNKELVRHPSSTFYGRVRGDSMQDAGVYDGDILIIDKSLEPRNGDMAVCFVDGEFTIKYIKIEKEIVWLIPANDKYKPVKVTEDNDFLIWGIVTYSIKKQR, from the coding sequence ATGGAAAAGAAATCTCTTGAAATATTTCGTGCTGAAGTAGATACTGAATTATCACTTCCTATAGCTGACGGAGGGATCAAAGCCGGATTCCCCAGTCCGGCACAGGATTTTATGGATCTGGCTATTGATTTGAATAAAGAGTTGGTTCGCCATCCGTCCAGCACATTCTATGGCCGTGTGCGTGGTGACAGCATGCAAGATGCAGGTGTTTATGATGGAGATATATTGATTATTGATAAATCTTTAGAGCCGCGGAACGGAGATATGGCGGTCTGCTTTGTCGATGGAGAATTCACTATTAAGTATATCAAAATAGAAAAAGAGATAGTGTGGCTTATACCTGCCAATGATAAATATAAACCCGTTAAAGTGACAGAAGATAATGATTTTCTTATCTGGGGGATTGTTACTTATTCAATAAAAAAACAGAGATAG
- a CDS encoding fusion protein — protein MTKLYSLFAGITTYTEVKAVAENQIIQIEGYSYDRYVVHQITHDKYGYHYHLINLRTLDMQQSEIIKPLSQKFGIGMYYDESNIEFMPEKEVAELYVKAKAKEDAEQEKERQENERRKAVREIGRKWLNENLPQDAKAIIVARLKADESDSQTDYYASRVTRTVILGFSKHKRDIFSEMRKYASNFEETAHLAIYNEDYEHREKYSMGAGYYLGESKYSGWIIEKSPIYDRKNKIDEFAYVAGCSDGIYITNSNGNNTSIENEKEPTLQFESDNLSFEIVAYSEKAIALFGDTKEIKDLLKAMGGKFNPRLTHNEEKQAGWIFSKTKREELQTILNLNK, from the coding sequence ATGACAAAATTATATTCATTATTCGCAGGAATAACAACCTACACAGAAGTGAAAGCAGTAGCAGAAAACCAAATTATTCAAATCGAAGGATATTCTTATGACCGTTATGTAGTCCACCAAATTACACACGACAAATACGGTTATCACTATCATCTGATTAACCTACGTACACTTGATATGCAACAATCCGAAATTATTAAACCGTTGAGCCAAAAGTTTGGAATCGGTATGTATTACGATGAAAGCAATATCGAATTCATGCCCGAAAAAGAAGTCGCTGAACTCTATGTCAAAGCAAAGGCTAAAGAGGATGCAGAACAGGAAAAAGAGCGACAAGAAAATGAACGCAGAAAGGCTGTAAGGGAGATCGGTCGAAAATGGCTGAATGAAAACTTACCCCAAGATGCCAAAGCAATTATTGTGGCTCGCCTGAAAGCAGATGAATCCGACTCACAAACCGATTATTATGCCTCAAGGGTAACACGCACTGTAATCTTAGGTTTTTCCAAACACAAACGTGATATATTTTCCGAAATGAGGAAGTATGCTTCAAATTTTGAAGAAACAGCACATCTGGCAATCTATAATGAGGACTATGAACACAGAGAAAAGTATTCAATGGGTGCAGGCTATTATTTAGGAGAAAGCAAATACAGCGGATGGATCATTGAAAAATCTCCTATATACGACAGAAAGAATAAAATTGATGAATTTGCCTATGTGGCAGGATGTTCCGATGGTATTTATATCACTAACAGCAATGGTAATAATACTTCTATCGAAAACGAGAAAGAGCCAACCCTCCAATTTGAATCTGATAACCTTTCCTTTGAGATCGTTGCTTATTCAGAAAAAGCAATTGCCCTGTTCGGAGATACCAAAGAAATCAAAGATTTACTCAAAGCAATGGGAGGAAAATTCAATCCGAGACTGACACACAATGAAGAAAAGCAAGCAGGATGGATATTTTCTAAAACCAAGAGAGAAGAATTACAAACAATATTAAACCTAAACAAATAA
- a CDS encoding PcfK-like family protein, giving the protein MKSTAYFTRTILTHLEQRASIDPLFAQSFANLDKNIDDCCTYILNQVQKSGCNGFTDDEVYSMAVHYYDEENIEVGKPIDSRIAVNHVVELTEDEKQQARQDAIQKAQNDAYNKMMQPKKKTTAKQTANTNQLSLF; this is encoded by the coding sequence ATGAAATCAACAGCATATTTTACACGAACCATATTAACACATTTAGAGCAAAGGGCATCTATAGACCCTTTGTTCGCCCAATCGTTTGCTAACCTTGATAAGAATATTGATGATTGCTGTACTTACATCCTGAACCAAGTACAGAAAAGCGGTTGTAATGGCTTCACTGATGATGAAGTCTACTCAATGGCAGTACATTATTACGATGAAGAAAACATAGAAGTAGGCAAACCTATCGATTCCCGAATTGCAGTAAACCATGTAGTAGAACTAACAGAGGATGAAAAACAGCAGGCACGGCAGGATGCTATTCAAAAAGCACAAAATGATGCCTATAATAAGATGATGCAACCCAAGAAGAAGACAACAGCTAAACAAACAGCCAATACAAACCAACTAAGCTTATTTTGA